From the genome of Candidatus Methanomethylicota archaeon:
ACAAGTGAACAAGGAGGTGCTATGTCCGTAAAGAGTATTTGAGCAGAGATATCGACGCCTGCTTCGATTACTTGGGTTGATATACAAATCCATTTATTTTTTCCATCACTTATCATGTCAAGTTTGTTCTTTCTATCATTTTGAGTGAATTTTGAATGAAGTAAAATGGGATGATATTCCCTTAATTTCTCATAAAGCTCTTTAGCTCTTCTTATAGTGTTAGTCGTCACAAGAATGCGTTCATAACTTTTTGATGCTTCCATTATTTCTTTTATGTAATTTGTATCATCGTATAGAAGTTTGGTACGCATCGTAGTAGATTTTATTTCATCATCGAATTCTTTATCTTTGAAATTTTCATCATCATAAGTTAACGTTCTTACAATAAGCTTTGGTTCACGACATTTAAACCATTCCCCGAGTTCTTGCCTCCAATTATGAGGAAAAGTAGCCGTCATTAAAACGATTGGTATACGGAGTTTAAGAAGAGCTCTAATAAGTGCAAGGAGTGTTGTTAAAGCTCTTTCATAACTTCTTTTACTTCCCTCTTCTAGGAATAAATGTGCTTCGTCAAAAACGATGGCAGAAGACAATAAAGCTCCCCTGGGGATCTCAAAATGACCTAATGAATCTTCGTGAGCAATTTTCCTTAACTCAGTTGGTGGCAACTTTGTTGCTAGCAAGGCAAAAGTATCAAGTGTAGTAATTGCAAGATTTTTTTGAAGAAAAGGTGAACCATGAATAAACATACATTGAGCACCTGCTATTTTTTCAGCATAATCTGCGTTCAGGCCTATACCCTCTAAACCGTCTTTAAATCTTTTCCAAGAATCTTCGACGATGGATCTAAGTGGTAAAACATGAATTGAACGTTCTAAGTAAGTGTCATTCAAAGAAAGAGCCCATAATGATAATGCATAAGGTATCGCAGTCTTCCCATAACCAGGAGGTAATTGAATGAACGTTAAAGTTGGCTTAACTTCTAATATTTGTCCTTCTATTATTTCGAGCGCTTCATCTAAACACTTCCTCTCCCTTACTTTTTTACCAAAGAAACCTTTCTTCTTCATTTGTGAATAAGTATCTTTAAGTGAGAGCATGGATTATCCCTTCTGCTAGATCTTTGTCTCTTATTATATGATATCTAGTTCCATAATATACAATTTCATATGGGGAATAAGCACCTTGGATTGCTTGAAGTAAAAGTGTACAAAAACGATTGTAAACTGTAAAATCTGCTTCGTCCTTTCTTTTTTTAGCTATATCTCCACCTAAATGTAGTGTGCGTTTAGCAATGTTCGCTAGTTCTTCAACTAGTTCTCTCCCATTTTTCATCATTATTAACTTAGTTGCGAATTTTAGAGTATCAAACAATTCTGTCCGTCGTTTTTCGATCATAGTAAATACATTACCTGTCCTTCTAAGTCTACAAAGCGCTAAAGGTAGTGAGTAATTAAGTAAATAAAGTGCAGAGACATCTTCAGCTCTCATAACAAGGTTTAATGAAATAAGTAGTGTGAAAGCAGAAAAAGGTTCTGCGGGACACCATTCTTCATATATTATTTCACTCAGTTTTCTATGATAACCTCGTAACTTCCCCAAAGCTTTAAGAGCCTCAAATATTTTGCTCGAAGACTTAACTGAGTATACAAAATCTTCAGGAAGATATACAATTAACAAATCATTCCCTATAAATGAAGATACTGAAAGGGCGAAACCTGCTAAGACCAGTGCATACCATGCTTCATCGAGACGAATTTGAAGTCTGCGTCTATAATTAAGTCTCCAAAATTCCAGTCCACATTCATATCTTTCACTAGTTAACCAATTTACTGCTGCAAAATTTCCTTTACCTAGCCTAATACCTTCAGCATCCATTTCCACCTGACCTAATGATGAAAGGTCGATATCACTTAAAGCATAGGCATTAAGGAAATCTCTAACGACATCTAAGTAGGTAAACCCCTCCACCTCTTCCCTTCCAAGCAATCCTGACAATATTCCTTGATCATTTTGCAGTATTCCCAAACGTATTTTCTTAACTTTATTATTGGCAATGTTAGCTGCATCTTGATATAGGGCTCTAAATATGTCTAAAACTGCTTCCCGTGATTGAGCATTTATTTTAATCTTATCTAAAAGAAACTCAACTTGAACACCTTCAACATCACCGTATTCTTTTACGTATGCGAGTGAAGTGATCGTGAGATCTCTTAAAAGAGTTTCCTCAGGTGGAAGTTTAATGATTAATGTGAATTCGCATGACATGATCATCGCCTCGCTATGACCAAATCGCCTCCAGCATCTATAAAAACATAATCATTCGAAAGTTCAACTTCTACTGGTTTTGGCGAATATTCTGTAGTATCATAAGGGACTATCATTAGCTCACGTTCTGCACGTGAGTAGTCTCCTATTGCAGATATTTCCCAATCAATGACTTCACATATGATAAAGCTGCCTTTAACGTCAGATATTGCCTTTCTTAAAAACGAGAAAGAAGTTTTGCCACTACGTTGAGGTGAGATTTTTGCTTCGCCATAAGATACATTTAAGGTTGTAGCTAAAGACTCGCGTGAACCTATGCGCGTAATGCTGAAAGCAGCTTCAATTAATTTGTTTTTTGCTTCATCACCAAATTTGGAATAGGCTTTAGTTTCATCTATGACGTAACA
Proteins encoded in this window:
- the cas3 gene encoding CRISPR-associated helicase Cas3' → MLSLKDTYSQMKKKGFFGKKVRERKCLDEALEIIEGQILEVKPTLTFIQLPPGYGKTAIPYALSLWALSLNDTYLERSIHVLPLRSIVEDSWKRFKDGLEGIGLNADYAEKIAGAQCMFIHGSPFLQKNLAITTLDTFALLATKLPPTELRKIAHEDSLGHFEIPRGALLSSAIVFDEAHLFLEEGSKRSYERALTTLLALIRALLKLRIPIVLMTATFPHNWRQELGEWFKCREPKLIVRTLTYDDENFKDKEFDDEIKSTTMRTKLLYDDTNYIKEIMEASKSYERILVTTNTIRRAKELYEKLREYHPILLHSKFTQNDRKNKLDMISDGKNKWICISTQVIEAGVDISAQILFTDIAPPCSLVQRAGRCCRPSHESESGEGIMVICTSKNAISSACEIYENNVIERTKEILEKINSDFNWHFYPEYMSMLEKVYSGYKFDLTQRINYSQYQSILSIFLHPYYDSRDSFNLLLNIGSLTRDKPLITGIVCKDEDLHKVIEDFSKYEGSIMPLEFNDVYKIASHYRVKLLTAKSEEDFNMQVLSNEKIFYERLLYGDIIAIQIPPEIYDKECGLKI
- the cas5a gene encoding type I-A CRISPR-associated protein Cas5a produces the protein MVPFSKSRPPLLVPPPTTLIGALAYPLNRALKLPEAFHEYSGAECLRETLRYVGLRMDSPLISFFDLSKIHFFYRKEVRNDAVALGKTYTLSLKKPECEFPAITICYVIDETKAYSKFGDEAKNKLIEAAFSITRIGSRESLATTLNVSYGEAKISPQRSGKTSFSFLRKAISDVKGSFIICEVIDWEISAIGDYSRAERELMIVPYDTTEYSPKPVEVELSNDYVFIDAGGDLVIARR